Proteins co-encoded in one Crateriforma spongiae genomic window:
- a CDS encoding HAD family hydrolase, with protein MKDYTNQYDALIFDCDGTLTDSMPLHYVAWRDTMARHGIEFAEDRFYGMGGMPSEKIVATLSAEQDVSVDASHVAVTKEAAFVGMIDQLGMKEDIVAIARHHHGRMPMSVASGGTRPVIDRQLKQIGLEGIFDVIVTAEDTQRHKPEPDVFLKAAELLKVDPTRCLVFEDSPLGFAAADAAGMDWVDVR; from the coding sequence GTGAAAGACTATACCAACCAGTACGACGCGCTGATTTTTGACTGCGACGGGACGTTGACCGATTCGATGCCGCTGCACTACGTGGCCTGGCGGGACACGATGGCGCGGCACGGGATCGAGTTTGCCGAAGATCGCTTTTACGGGATGGGCGGGATGCCCAGCGAAAAGATCGTCGCGACGTTGTCCGCCGAACAGGACGTCAGCGTCGACGCCAGCCACGTTGCCGTGACCAAGGAAGCGGCGTTTGTCGGCATGATCGACCAACTGGGAATGAAGGAAGATATCGTGGCTATTGCCCGCCACCATCACGGCCGAATGCCGATGAGTGTGGCCAGTGGCGGGACACGCCCGGTCATCGACAGACAATTGAAACAGATCGGGCTGGAAGGAATCTTCGACGTCATCGTGACGGCCGAAGACACCCAGCGTCACAAGCCGGAACCTGACGTCTTTTTGAAGGCTGCCGAGCTGTTGAAGGTCGACCCGACGCGATGTCTGGTGTTCGAAGATTCGCCGTTGGGGTTTGCCGCCGCCGATGCAGCCGGCATGGATTGGGTGGACGTCCGCTAA
- a CDS encoding SDR family NAD(P)-dependent oxidoreductase, with translation MLPGIRLFDLSDRVAVITGGSKGLGLAMADALASAGCGVVLISRNLDEASAASQQIATDHDVPTLAIEADVTDAGDVDDSVAAALDAMDRIDILINNAGVNVRGSIDRLTIDDFRRVQQTNVDGMWMMSKAVVPHMKMRRSGRIVNLASTLGIVGLADRTPYATSKGAVTQLTRSLAMELAPYNILVNAICPGPFLTPMNEPIADTDEAKESIVGATALKRWGRMEEIQGAAIYLASDAASYTTGSLMVVDGGWTAH, from the coding sequence ATGTTGCCCGGCATTCGCCTGTTTGACCTATCCGATCGTGTTGCCGTTATCACCGGAGGCAGCAAGGGCCTTGGGCTGGCAATGGCCGACGCTTTGGCATCGGCCGGCTGCGGCGTGGTTCTGATCAGCCGAAATTTGGACGAGGCGTCCGCCGCCAGTCAACAAATTGCCACCGACCACGATGTTCCGACACTGGCCATCGAAGCGGACGTGACCGACGCCGGCGACGTGGACGACAGCGTCGCGGCGGCATTGGACGCGATGGACCGGATCGACATCCTGATCAACAACGCCGGTGTGAACGTCCGCGGTTCGATTGACCGTTTGACGATCGACGATTTTCGCCGTGTCCAGCAAACCAACGTTGACGGCATGTGGATGATGTCCAAGGCGGTGGTCCCGCACATGAAAATGCGACGCAGCGGCCGCATCGTCAATTTGGCCAGCACCCTGGGGATCGTCGGCCTGGCCGATCGGACGCCTTACGCCACCAGCAAAGGTGCCGTCACGCAGTTGACCCGCAGCCTGGCAATGGAATTGGCACCGTATAACATCCTAGTGAACGCAATTTGCCCGGGCCCATTCTTGACCCCCATGAACGAACCGATCGCCGACACCGACGAAGCCAAAGAGTCAATCGTCGGTGCGACCGCCTTGAAACGGTGGGGGCGGATGGAAGAAATCCAGGGTGCCGCGATCTATTTGGCCAGCGACGCCGCCAGCTACACGACCGGCAGCCTGATGGTGGTCGACGGCGGCTGGACGGCCCACTGA